CAGAAGATCTCCTGGAACCAGCAGAACGTCTTCCCGCACCACTCCTTCCTGTGGGAGGGCATCGACGGTTCGCAGGTGTTCACGCACTTCCCCTCGATGGACACCTACAACTCGCAGCTCAGCGGCATGGAGGTCGCGAAGGCCGCTCGCCAGTTCAAGGAGAACCGCCTCAGCTCGCGGTCGATCGCCCCGGTCGGCTGGGGTGACGGCGGCGGTGGCACGACCCGCGAGATGACGGGCAAGGCCGAGCGCCTGCGCGACCTCGAGGGCAGCGCGCAGGTCGTGTGGGAGCACCCGGACGACTTCTTCGACGCCGCCAAGGCCGAGCTGCCGAACCCGGCGGTGTGGGTCGGCGAGCTGTACCTCGAGCTGCACCGCGGAACGCTCACCAGCCAGCACGCCACCAAGGCGCTGCACCGGTGGGCGGAGCACGCGCTGATCGAGGCCGAGCTGTGGGCCGCGACCGATGCCGTGCGCACCGGCGCCGCGTATCCCCAGGCCGAGTTCGACCGGCTGTGGCAGGCCGTGCTGCTGCACGAGTTCCACGACATCCTCCCCGGCACCTCGATCGCGTGGGTGCACCGCGAGGCTGTCGCGGTGCTGTCGGATGTGCTCTCGGACGCCCGCGACATCGCCGTCGCCGCCCGCCGTTCTCTCGCCGGCGAGGGTGATCGGGAGCTGCAGTTCGAGCCGACATCGGTCGGCCGCGGCCGCGCACTCGGGGCGGCCTTCGTGGCCGAGTCCACGGCGGCGCCGGTCTCGCTCACCGAGGAGGACGGCGGCTGGCGCCTGGAGAACGAGCTCGTCTCGGTGCTCGTCTCCGCCGATGGCCTGATCGTCTCGGCCGTCGACAAGGGCACCGGTCGCGATGCCGTCGCGCCGGGCAAGGCCGCGAACCTGTTCCAGCTGCACCAGGACTTCCCGAACATGTGGGATGCGTGGGACATCGACCGGTACTACCTGGGCAGCGTCGACGACCTCACGGCCGTCTCGTCGATCGAGGCCTCGATGGTCGGCGGCTCCGCCCGGATCGTGGTCGTGCGTCCGTTCTCGGAGTCGACCATCGAGCAGACGATCATCCTCCAGCCGGAGTCGCGCACCGTGCTGCTGCGCAACGAGATCGACTGGAACGAGACCGAGAAGCTGCTCAAGCTCGCCTTCCCGCTCGACGTGCAGGCCGCGCACACCGACGCCGAGACCCAGTTCGGCTATCAGTCGCGCGTCACGCACACGAACACCAGCTGGGAGGCGGCGAAGTTCGAGACGTCGATGCACCGCTTCGTGCTGGTGCGCGAGCAAGATTTCGGCGTGGCCCTGGTGAACGACTCGATCTACGGCTACGACACCTCGCGCGAGGTGTCCGACGACGCGGTCGTGACGACCGTGCGGCTCTCGCTGCTGCGGGCGCCGCGCTTCCCCGACCCCGACACCGACCACGGCCACCACGAGATCGAGGTCGGCTTCGTGGTCGGAGCGGATGCCGCGATCGCGACGGCCGAGGGCATCCGGATCAACGCGCTCCCGAGCGTCGTGCGCGGTGAGCGCGAGGTCGAGCCCCTCGTGTCGGTGGAGGGAGAGGGCATCGTGGTGTCGGCGGTCAAGTTGGCCGACGACGGCTCGGGCGACGTGATCGTGCGCGTGTACGAGGCGCTCGGACGGCGTGCGGCCGGCGAGGTCTCTGTCGGGTTCGAGCACCGCGAGGTACGCGAGGTGAGCCTGATCGAAGACGACATCGACGAGGCCCGGACCGGTGGCGAGTTGAAGCTGCGTCCGTTCGAGGTGCGGACGCTGCGCATCGTGCGCTGAGAGGGGCGTCCTGGTCGGGAGTCGTCAGAGGGACGCGCGGAAGGCCTCGTAGTCGGCGAGCGACACCGCGGCGTAGGCGCGGGCCCACTCGAGCAGCGCCTGCCCGAGCACCCGCCCGTTGCCGATGTAGCCGGCGACCTCGGTGGCGGTCAGCGACTGGCTGTGGGCGCGGG
The DNA window shown above is from Microbacterium maritypicum and carries:
- a CDS encoding alpha-mannosidase — protein: MHDDTSLTVGRVKRVLEERIRPAIHSASVPLGVEIHELPGEPIAPAEGLALDFEPGAVGAPWGPAWGTTWFKLTGRVPAEWAGRRVEALIDLGFDVNMTGFQCEALAYRRGATDSDPIPVKSINPRNQWVPIAEAAAGEEPVELYLEAASNPVLLDYHPFLPTQEGDILTSSKEPLYRTRRMDLAVFEEEVFDLSLDLEVLFELQAELPATSPRRMRILQAMDDALDVLDLQRIVATAPAARARLADVLAAPAEASAHRISAVGHAHIDSAWLWPVRETIRKVARTTSSMTTLIDEHPQFQYGMSSAQQYAWIKEHRPEVWERVKAAVAAGRFLPLGGMWVESDTVMPTGESLVRQFSHGQRFFEREFGIRSKGVWLPDSFGYSPALPQLMRRAGFEWFFTQKISWNQQNVFPHHSFLWEGIDGSQVFTHFPSMDTYNSQLSGMEVAKAARQFKENRLSSRSIAPVGWGDGGGGTTREMTGKAERLRDLEGSAQVVWEHPDDFFDAAKAELPNPAVWVGELYLELHRGTLTSQHATKALHRWAEHALIEAELWAATDAVRTGAAYPQAEFDRLWQAVLLHEFHDILPGTSIAWVHREAVAVLSDVLSDARDIAVAARRSLAGEGDRELQFEPTSVGRGRALGAAFVAESTAAPVSLTEEDGGWRLENELVSVLVSADGLIVSAVDKGTGRDAVAPGKAANLFQLHQDFPNMWDAWDIDRYYLGSVDDLTAVSSIEASMVGGSARIVVVRPFSESTIEQTIILQPESRTVLLRNEIDWNETEKLLKLAFPLDVQAAHTDAETQFGYQSRVTHTNTSWEAAKFETSMHRFVLVREQDFGVALVNDSIYGYDTSREVSDDAVVTTVRLSLLRAPRFPDPDTDHGHHEIEVGFVVGADAAIATAEGIRINALPSVVRGEREVEPLVSVEGEGIVVSAVKLADDGSGDVIVRVYEALGRRAAGEVSVGFEHREVREVSLIEDDIDEARTGGELKLRPFEVRTLRIVR